Within Kaistia algarum, the genomic segment AGACGGCTCGCCCGCGCGGCCGTGTCCAAGCTCCAGCCCGGCAATGCCATCGTCTGCGACGACAGCACGACGACCTACCACATCTGCGACTTCATCGAGGAGATGACCCCGCTCACCGTCATCACCAATGCGGTCCCAATCCTCGACCGGCTGCGGACCATGCCGGACATCGACCTCATCGCCGCCGGAGGGCGCTACCACGCCGGCTATAATGGCTATTTCGGCGCGATCTGCGAGCGGGCGATCCGCTCCTTCCATGTCGACGTGGCGATCCTGTCGACGACGACGATCCAGGGCCTGTCGCTCTTCACCCCGGATGAGACGGTCGTTCGCGCCAAGCAGGCGATGATGGAAATCGCGCGCCGCAAGATCCTGCTGGCCGACGCGACGAAGTTCCGTTTCACCGCGCTGAACTATGTCGCGGAGATCACCGATTTCGACCTCGTACT encodes:
- a CDS encoding DeoR/GlpR family DNA-binding transcription regulator produces the protein MNANELETSEALSKSERRRARILQILMSGATSQIRDLAEALGVSLMTVHRDLAELEKEGLVRRLRGAVSAEKSLLFESSYNYRGRKQVEEKRRLARAAVSKLQPGNAIVCDDSTTTYHICDFIEEMTPLTVITNAVPILDRLRTMPDIDLIAAGGRYHAGYNGYFGAICERAIRSFHVDVAILSTTTIQGLSLFTPDETVVRAKQAMMEIARRKILLADATKFRFTALNYVAEITDFDLVLLTGDVPPANLEMLRKAGVTFELV